In Bos indicus x Bos taurus breed Angus x Brahman F1 hybrid chromosome 21, Bos_hybrid_MaternalHap_v2.0, whole genome shotgun sequence, one DNA window encodes the following:
- the LOC113879802 gene encoding myeloid-associated differentiation marker-like translates to MSTQSTSPSGDAKFNVCRFLRLPQLCSTCVAFSLVADMGTLRGAIGNWSMSFWCVCFAMTFIIALVECCRHPSSFPFFWYNISVTYACYAALICLSASIIYSITYVQFMPYGPNWDRAIAATAFSCIASVLYVIEVAGMRAWYELKEIFFYVHTVRALLKVLETFVAGVIFAFLSNTSLYLHQPALEWCVAVYSICFILAAVVLLLGLAEWEYMLPGPFSIFQLVLSLLSVLLYISALVLWPLYQFSEGFGGQPQRPSDGDCRDELTYDMCAWDQRLAVAVLTAVNLLVYVADLGYWAGQVSVGTEDQPRDSQEVYSPNSDIL, encoded by the exons ATGTCCACCCAGTCGACATCCCCAAGTGGTGACGCCAAGTTCAATGTGTGCCGCTTCCTCCGCCTGCCGCAGCTCTGCTCCACCTGCGTGGCCTTCTCGCTTGTGGCCGACATGGGCACTCTGAGAGGGGCCATAGGTAACTGGTCCATGTCCTTCTGGTGTGTCTGTTTCGCCATGACCTTCATCATTGCCTTAGTTGAGTGTTGCAGGCACCCGTCCAGCTTTCCTTTCTTCTGGTACAACATCTCTGTCACTTATGCCTGCTATGCTGCCCTCATCTGCCTCTCGGCCTCCATCATCTACTCCATCACCTATGTCCAGTTTATGCCTTATGGTCCTAACTGGGACCGGGCCATTGCCGCCACTGCTTTCTCCTGCATCGCATCTGTGCTGTATGTCATAGAAGTGGCCGGGATGAGGGCTTGGTATGAGCTCAAGGAGATCTTCTTCTATGTGCACACCGTGAGAGCCCTGCTGAAGGTGCTGGAGACCTTCGTGGCTGGTGTCATCTTTGCCTTCCTCAGCAACACCTCCCTGTACCTGCACCAGCCGGCCCTGGAGTGGTGTGTGGCCGTGTACTCCATCTGCTTCATCCTGGCAGCTGTGGTCCTCCTGCTGGGCCTGGCTGAATGGGAATACATGCTGCCTGGGCCCTTCTCCATTTTCCAGCTAGTGCTCAGCCTGCTCTCCGTCCTCCTCTATATCAGTGCTCTGGTCCTCTGGCCACTCTACCAGTTCAGTGAGGGGTTCGGTGGGCAGCCCCAGAGGCCCAGTGATGGGGACTGCAGGGACGAGCTCACCTACGACATGTGCGCCTGGGACCAGCGCCTGGCTGTGGCTGTCCTGACAGCCGTCAACCTGCTGGTTTACGTGGCCGACCTGGGGTACTGGGCCGGCCAG GTGTCTGTAGGGACTGAGGACCAGCCCAGGGACTCACAGGAAGTATACTCACCGAACTCTgacatcctctga
- the LOC113879821 gene encoding myeloid-associated differentiation marker-like isoform X3 has translation MGCCLRQLQLFSTCMAFSLGASVGTWKGAIGNWSMFIWCFCFVLTLLILIVELCGLEGHFPFSWDNFLITCNCYSALLCLSASIIYPIIYIQFFSNSHDWDRTIISTAFSCIAFVAYAMDVTWTRAQPNMITGYMATVPGLLKGLETVVACVIFVFLSNTSLYLHQPALEWCVAVYSICFVLSSVAILLNLGKCDSRPSIPFSVFQVVLTLLSVLLYTTALLLWPLYQFNEELGRQLQRSSDVNCSSRIPTSVCIWDQQLAVKPS, from the exons ATGGGCTGCTGCCTCCGACAGCTGCAGCTGTTCTCCACCTGCATGGCCTTCTCGCTGGGGGCCAGCGTGGGCACCTGGAAGGGGGCCATAGGTAACTGGTCCATGTTCATCTGGTGCTTCTGCTTCGTCCTGACCCTCCTCATCCTCATAGTTGAGTTATGCGGGCTGGAGGGCCACTTCCCCTTCTCCTGGGACAACTTTCTCATCACCTGCAACTGCTACTCCGCCCTCCTCTGCCTCTCGGCCTCCATCATCTACCCCATCATCTACATTCAGTTCTTCTCCAACAGCCACGACTGGGACCGCACCATCATCTCCACTGCATTCTCCTGCATCGCCTTTGTGGCTTATGCCATGGATGTGACCTGGACTAGGGCCCAGCCCAACATGATCACAGGCTATATGGCCACCGTGCCAGGCCTGCTTAAGGGGCTGGAGACCGTCGTGGCCTGTGTCATCTTTGTCTTCCTCAGCAACACCTCCCTGTACCTGCACCAGCCGGCCCTGGAGTGGTGCGTGGCCGTGTACTCCATCTGCTTCGTCTTGTCATCCGTGGCCATCCTGCTGAACCTGGGCAAGTGCGACAGCAGGCCGTCCATCCCCTTCTCCGTTTTCCAGGTTGTGCTGACCCTGCTCTCCGTCCTCCTCTACACCACTGCTCTGCTCCTCTGGCCGCTCTACCAGTTCAACGAGGAGTTGGGCAGGCAGCTCCAGCGGTCCAGTGACGTGAACTGCAGCAGTCGAATTCCCACCTCCGTGTGCATCTGGGACCAACAACTGGCTGTG AAGCCATCTTAA
- the LOC113879820 gene encoding myeloid-associated differentiation marker-like, producing MSTWRTSPSSEGILWVSWLLRLPQLCSTCVAFSLVANMGTLRRAIGNWSMSFWCVCFTMTFIFTIVECCRHPSSFPFFWYNISVTYTCYAALICLSASIIYSITYVQFVPYGPYRDRAIAATAFSCIASVLYVIEVAGIWDCYELKEIFFYVHTRRSLLKVLETFVAGVIFAFFSNTSLYLHQPALEWCVAVYSICFIPAAVVLLLDLAEWKYLLPVPFSIFQLVLSLLSVLFYISALVLWPLYQFSKELGRQPQRPSDGDCRDKLTYNMCAWDQRLAVAVLTAANLLVYVADLGYWARQVSVGTEDQPRDSQEVYSPNSDIL from the coding sequence ATGTCCACCTGGCGGACATCCCCAAGCAGTGAAGGTATCCTCTGGGTGTCCTGGCTCCTCCGCCTGCCGCAGCTCTGCTCCACCTGCGTGGCCTTCTCGCTTGTGGCCAACATGGGCACTCTGAGAAGGGCCATAGGTAACTGGTCCATGTCCTTCTGGTGTGTCTGTTTCACCATGACCTTCATCTTTACCATAGTTGAGTGTTGCAGGCACCCATCCAGCTTTCCTTTCTTCTGGTACAACATCTCTGTCACCTACACCTGCTACGCTGCCCTCATCTGCCTCTCGGCCTCCATCATCTACTCCATCACCTATGTCCAGTTCGTGCCTTATGGTCCTTACAGGGACCGGGCCATTGCCGCCACTGCTTTCTCCTGCATCGCATCTGTGCTGTATGTCATAGAAGTGGCCGGGATATGGGACTGTTACGAGCTCAAGGAGATCTTCTTCTATGTGCACACCAGGCGATCCCTGTTGAAGGTGCTGGAGACCTTCGTAGCTGGTGTCATCTTTGCCTTCTTCAGCAACACCTCCCTGTACCTGCACCAGCCGGCCCTGGAGTGGTGTGTGGCCGTGTACTCCATCTGCTTCATCCCGGCAGCTGTGGTCCTCCTGCTGGACCTGGCTGAATGGAAATACCTGCTGCCGGTCCCCTTCTCCATTTTCCAGCTAGTGCTCAGCCTGCTGTCTGTCCTCTTCTACATCAGTGCTCTGGTCCTCTGGCCTCTCTACCAGTTCAGCAAGGAGCTCGGCAGGCAGCCCCAGAGGCCCAGTGATGGGGACTGCAGGGACAAGCTCACCTACAACATGTGCGCCTGGGACCAGCGCCTGGCTGTGGCCGTCCTGACAGCCGCCAACCTGCTGGTTTACGTGGCCGACCTGGGGTACTGGGCCCGCCAGGTGTCTGTAGGGACTGAGGACCAGCCCAGGGACTCACAGGAAGTATACTCACCGAACTCTgacatcctctga
- the LOC113879821 gene encoding myeloid-associated differentiation marker-like isoform X1 has product MGCCLRQLQLFSTCMAFSLGASVGTWKGAIGNWSMFIWCFCFVLTLLILIVELCGLEGHFPFSWDNFLITCNCYSALLCLSASIIYPIIYIQFFSNSHDWDRTIISTAFSCIAFVAYAMDVTWTRAQPNMITGYMATVPGLLKGLETVVACVIFVFLSNTSLYLHQPALEWCVAVYSICFVLSSVAILLNLGKCDSRPSIPFSVFQVVLTLLSVLLYTTALLLWPLYQFNEELGRQLQRSSDVNCSSRIPTSVCIWDQQLAVVSLTAINLLIYVTDLVFSARLNFNSG; this is encoded by the coding sequence ATGGGCTGCTGCCTCCGACAGCTGCAGCTGTTCTCCACCTGCATGGCCTTCTCGCTGGGGGCCAGCGTGGGCACCTGGAAGGGGGCCATAGGTAACTGGTCCATGTTCATCTGGTGCTTCTGCTTCGTCCTGACCCTCCTCATCCTCATAGTTGAGTTATGCGGGCTGGAGGGCCACTTCCCCTTCTCCTGGGACAACTTTCTCATCACCTGCAACTGCTACTCCGCCCTCCTCTGCCTCTCGGCCTCCATCATCTACCCCATCATCTACATTCAGTTCTTCTCCAACAGCCACGACTGGGACCGCACCATCATCTCCACTGCATTCTCCTGCATCGCCTTTGTGGCTTATGCCATGGATGTGACCTGGACTAGGGCCCAGCCCAACATGATCACAGGCTATATGGCCACCGTGCCAGGCCTGCTTAAGGGGCTGGAGACCGTCGTGGCCTGTGTCATCTTTGTCTTCCTCAGCAACACCTCCCTGTACCTGCACCAGCCGGCCCTGGAGTGGTGCGTGGCCGTGTACTCCATCTGCTTCGTCTTGTCATCCGTGGCCATCCTGCTGAACCTGGGCAAGTGCGACAGCAGGCCGTCCATCCCCTTCTCCGTTTTCCAGGTTGTGCTGACCCTGCTCTCCGTCCTCCTCTACACCACTGCTCTGCTCCTCTGGCCGCTCTACCAGTTCAACGAGGAGTTGGGCAGGCAGCTCCAGCGGTCCAGTGACGTGAACTGCAGCAGTCGAATTCCCACCTCCGTGTGCATCTGGGACCAACAACTGGCTGTGGTTAGTTTGACAGCCATCAACCTGCTGATTTATGTGACTGACCTGGTGTTCTCTGCCCGCCTGAATTTTAACAGTGGCTGA